Proteins from a single region of Candidatus Cetobacterium colombiensis:
- a CDS encoding Cof-type HAD-IIB family hydrolase yields MKYKAIICDLDGTLLNEHHTISDETKETIRKVVNSGVKFIIATGRHHNDAKTFKEMLELESFLITSNGAKVHDYKNNEIISHNIPADLAKGLLNYTYSKHLHKNVYLNDEWIAESPLEEALLFHKESGFHHIIAPFKSLVGKEITKFFFICDNEEHIAELEKKLRADFHEGLNITLSLGSCLEIMREGVSKASAIEEVLKKEGIDLKDTIAFGDGLNDLEMLSTVGKGFIMGNGSPRLKALLPENEVIKSNAENGVAKKLQEIFL; encoded by the coding sequence ATGAAATACAAAGCAATTATATGTGACTTAGATGGAACACTACTTAATGAACATCATACTATATCAGATGAAACAAAAGAAACTATAAGAAAAGTTGTAAATTCTGGAGTAAAATTCATAATAGCAACTGGAAGACATCACAATGATGCAAAAACATTTAAAGAGATGTTAGAGTTAGAAAGTTTCCTTATAACTTCAAATGGTGCTAAGGTACATGATTATAAAAATAATGAAATTATATCTCATAATATTCCAGCTGATTTAGCTAAAGGATTACTAAACTATACATACAGTAAGCATTTACATAAAAATGTTTACTTAAATGATGAATGGATTGCTGAATCACCTTTAGAGGAAGCTTTACTTTTCCATAAAGAATCTGGTTTTCACCACATTATAGCTCCTTTTAAATCTCTAGTTGGAAAAGAAATAACTAAGTTCTTTTTCATTTGTGATAACGAGGAACATATAGCTGAGTTAGAAAAGAAATTGAGAGCAGATTTCCATGAAGGATTAAATATAACTCTTTCTTTAGGATCTTGTTTAGAGATTATGAGAGAGGGAGTTTCTAAAGCTAGTGCAATAGAAGAGGTTCTTAAAAAAGAGGGAATCGATTTAAAAGATACAATAGCTTTTGGAGATGGATTAAACGATCTTGAAATGCTTTCAACTGTAGGAAAAGGATTTATAATGGGAAATGGAAGTCCTAGATTAAAAGCTTTACTTCCAGAAAATGAAGTTATAAAATCTAATGCAGAAAATGGAGTAGCTAAAAAGTTACAAGAGATTTTCTTATAA
- a CDS encoding alanyl-tRNA editing protein encodes MIKVLSCIKEKENWIIEVESHDLYVDGKGGQIGDQGYIENIKFLTVLDDKKIIVEEEILPGEYPYTVNENRVFDIGVQHTAQHLFSAIAYNDYGLNTVGFRMTETYSTVDLDSKDLDEKFVDELERKINAAIGEGREILEKILTRDEANSIDTFRKKISNKVVGDVRIITIDTLDTSACAGYHVSNISQIRLFKIINFEKIKGNYTRFYFLGGDRAIDDFIKKNKTIKELNRVFSCRDNEILSMVDKFNEEKKQTESRFKDLNIKYCEFLSKDLLQNPIEKDSKRYIVYKDDKDTIANLNKIIPGDYIFIGLWNDAGLISSKAIDCGELLKEFSKTLNIKGGGKGERANFKGDVSIAEITNIL; translated from the coding sequence ATGATTAAAGTACTTTCGTGTATCAAAGAAAAAGAGAATTGGATTATCGAAGTAGAATCCCATGATTTATACGTAGACGGAAAAGGTGGACAAATTGGAGATCAAGGTTATATAGAAAATATAAAATTTTTAACTGTACTTGATGACAAAAAAATTATAGTAGAAGAAGAAATTCTTCCTGGAGAATACCCATACACTGTTAATGAAAATAGAGTTTTTGACATAGGAGTACAACACACAGCACAACATCTTTTTTCAGCAATAGCTTATAATGACTACGGACTAAATACAGTTGGATTTAGAATGACTGAAACATATTCCACTGTAGACTTAGATTCTAAAGACTTAGATGAAAAATTTGTAGATGAGTTAGAAAGAAAAATTAATGCAGCTATAGGAGAGGGAAGAGAAATCTTAGAAAAAATTCTTACAAGAGATGAAGCTAATTCTATAGACACATTTAGAAAAAAAATAAGTAATAAAGTTGTTGGAGATGTAAGAATAATAACAATAGATACTTTAGATACTAGTGCTTGTGCTGGATACCATGTTTCTAATATATCTCAAATTAGATTATTTAAAATTATAAACTTTGAAAAAATTAAAGGTAATTACACTAGATTTTATTTCTTAGGTGGAGATAGAGCTATTGATGACTTTATAAAAAAGAATAAAACTATAAAAGAACTAAATAGGGTTTTTAGTTGTAGAGATAATGAGATTTTATCTATGGTAGATAAGTTTAATGAAGAAAAGAAACAAACAGAATCTAGATTTAAGGATTTAAATATTAAATACTGTGAATTTTTATCAAAAGATTTATTACAGAATCCCATAGAAAAGGATAGTAAAAGATATATAGTATATAAAGATGATAAGGATACTATAGCAAATTTAAATAAAATTATTCCAGGGGATTATATTTTCATAGGACTTTGGAATGATGCTGGTTTAATTAGTAGTAAAGCCATTGATTGCGGAGAATTATTAAAGGAATTTTCTAAAACTTTAAATATAAAAGGTGGAGGAAAAGGAGAGAGAGCTAATTTTAAGGGAGATGTCTCTATAGCAGAGATTACAAATATATTGTAA
- the rlmN gene encoding 23S rRNA (adenine(2503)-C(2))-methyltransferase RlmN, which produces MSNKINLLNLNEQELTDFIVSLGMKKFYGKQIFTWLNQKIVRDINDMTNISLKDRELLSEKAYIPFLNLLKHQVSKIDKTEKFLFKLEDGNTIESVILRHKDRTTLCISSQVGCAVKCGFCATGLGGFTRNLDVHEITNQFYTIERRLLKQGFQINNIVFMGMGEPMLNIDNVIKAIDILSSEKGVNVSKRRITISTSGIIPGIEKLLEERIPVELAISLHSAIDEKRSELMPINTKYPLEDLFPILQEYQRQTKRRITFEYILINDFNVSDNDIAYLADFVHNFDHILNLIPCNPVDGKDYQRPSQKKIDKIFNYLKDFRKVNVTVRGEKGTDIDGACGQLRQKNLK; this is translated from the coding sequence ATGTCAAATAAAATAAATTTACTTAATTTAAACGAACAAGAGCTTACAGACTTTATAGTTTCTTTAGGAATGAAGAAATTTTACGGAAAACAAATCTTCACTTGGTTAAACCAAAAGATAGTGAGAGATATAAATGATATGACAAATATATCATTAAAGGATAGAGAGTTACTTTCAGAGAAAGCTTACATTCCTTTCTTAAACTTATTAAAGCATCAAGTATCAAAAATTGATAAAACTGAAAAGTTTTTATTTAAATTAGAAGATGGAAATACAATCGAAAGTGTTATCTTAAGACACAAAGATAGAACTACTCTTTGCATTTCATCACAAGTTGGATGTGCTGTTAAGTGTGGATTCTGTGCTACAGGTTTAGGTGGATTCACTAGAAACTTAGATGTACATGAAATTACAAACCAGTTCTATACAATCGAAAGAAGATTATTAAAGCAAGGATTCCAAATTAACAATATAGTTTTCATGGGAATGGGAGAACCAATGCTTAACATTGATAATGTTATTAAAGCTATTGATATCTTATCAAGTGAAAAAGGAGTTAATGTTTCTAAGAGAAGAATAACTATATCAACATCTGGAATTATTCCTGGAATTGAAAAACTATTAGAGGAAAGAATTCCTGTTGAATTAGCAATATCTTTACATAGTGCTATTGATGAAAAAAGAAGTGAATTAATGCCTATTAATACAAAGTATCCATTAGAGGATTTATTCCCTATATTACAAGAGTATCAAAGACAAACAAAAAGAAGAATCACTTTTGAGTATATCTTAATCAACGACTTTAACGTTTCTGATAATGATATTGCTTACTTAGCTGATTTCGTTCACAACTTTGATCATATATTAAATTTAATTCCATGTAACCCAGTAGATGGAAAAGATTACCAAAGACCTTCACAAAAGAAGATAGATAAAATATTTAACTATTTAAAAGATTTTAGAAAAGTTAATGTTACTGTTAGAGGGGAAAAGGGAACTGATATAGACGGTGCTTGTGGACAATTAAGACAAAAGAATCTAAAATAA
- the nfo gene encoding deoxyribonuclease IV: MTREEKIKNTYLGAHVSIQGGVANAFKNAASIDANGFGMFVKNQRRWDAKPYTEKEILEFKDAMKRYKFTPEQILPHDGYLINLGSPDEEKREKSLNAFLDEMERVNQLGLIYLNTHPGSHLKEISEEECVKLIADSINKAHKAVPNVIVVLENTAGQGSNMGYKFEHLRDIIDLVEDKSRIGVCLDTCHTVAAGYALSTEEEYNSTMDAFENIVGFKYLKGIHLNDSMFGVGSKKDRHHSIGEGTLGMDFFKRFMNDDRFRNIPIVMETIDETIWKQEIELLRGLID, translated from the coding sequence ATGACAAGAGAAGAGAAAATAAAAAATACATATTTAGGTGCACATGTTTCTATTCAAGGTGGAGTAGCTAACGCTTTTAAAAATGCTGCTTCAATAGATGCAAACGGATTTGGAATGTTTGTTAAAAATCAAAGAAGATGGGATGCAAAACCATATACAGAAAAAGAAATTTTAGAATTTAAAGATGCTATGAAAAGATATAAATTTACTCCAGAACAAATACTTCCACATGATGGTTATCTTATAAACTTAGGTAGTCCTGATGAGGAAAAAAGAGAAAAATCTTTAAATGCATTTTTAGATGAGATGGAGAGAGTAAATCAGTTAGGATTAATATATTTAAATACTCATCCTGGAAGTCATTTGAAAGAGATAAGTGAAGAAGAGTGTGTAAAATTAATTGCCGACTCAATAAATAAAGCACATAAAGCTGTTCCTAATGTTATTGTTGTACTTGAAAATACAGCAGGGCAAGGATCTAATATGGGTTATAAGTTTGAACACTTAAGAGATATAATAGATTTAGTTGAAGATAAAAGTAGAATTGGTGTTTGTTTAGATACATGTCATACTGTAGCAGCGGGATATGCTCTATCAACAGAAGAGGAATATAACTCAACTATGGATGCTTTTGAAAATATAGTTGGATTTAAATATTTAAAGGGAATACACTTAAACGATTCTATGTTTGGAGTTGGAAGTAAAAAAGATAGACACCACAGTATAGGAGAGGGAACTTTAGGAATGGATTTCTTTAAAAGATTTATGAATGATGATAGATTTAGAAATATTCCAATTGTTATGGAAACTATAGATGAAACTATTTGGAAACAAGAGATTGAATTACTTAGAGGATTGATAGATTAG
- a CDS encoding transglycosylase domain-containing protein, giving the protein MKWKILKYVAIFIISLGIVGGIGAGLLVNKYYKELPNVSELVENYSPPVPTTIYDRNGQIIDVISKETREPVDIENIPHSLQNAFIAIEDRQFLTHYGIDPFRILGSAIVNLKSGRAAQGGSTITQQLARNAFLSQEKKFSRKIKEIIITFEIERKYTKDEIMEKYLNEIYFGSGAYGVKSAAYNFFRKDVKDVNLAESALLAGIPNRPNLYNPRTNLDKSLSRQKLILKQMFKFGLITEAEYQEALNHKFINESKAKPNDFKDKNTTVVYGAVDKKIEFNAPDFTDLVEKFLFENFEEKQIYNDGLTVQTTLDLNIQKVAKDKFENYPRLKNDKKLQGAMVTVDAKNGEVISIIGGKNFKTGNFNRAVQAKRQVGSSFKPFIYYTALEKGFEENLIVEDSRIVFGTWAPRNFGERYYNGMTLMQGFDKSQNIVSIKLLNKVGLPALMDTMKKIDAGFVVPNNLTAALGTTEGTPLQVAQSYAVFANGGYSIKPFFVSKVVDKFGNTLFDAKPQIEQKFNSADIALMTNMMKNSVKQGTSKSAQVKINNVPIEQGGKTGTTNNSRTVWYSGMTPDYVTTIYVGYDDNKPLHKATGGGVAAPLWKDFYQEIIEKGYYSPTTFTFLDNHVKNGDLTYEELDPLSGLLNGGAADKTFLMRRGRIAVEKDSKYSNGIAGVLGYYAPSQETASKNEAMSSEEVAADQKQVIQQQQKQQVPPPQQKKQEEKKGFFQRLFNF; this is encoded by the coding sequence ATGAAATGGAAAATTCTTAAATATGTTGCCATATTTATTATATCTTTAGGTATTGTTGGAGGGATTGGTGCAGGTCTTTTAGTAAACAAATACTATAAAGAGTTGCCAAATGTTTCAGAGTTAGTTGAGAATTATAGTCCTCCTGTTCCTACTACAATTTATGATAGAAATGGACAAATAATTGATGTTATATCAAAGGAAACAAGAGAACCAGTGGATATTGAAAATATCCCACATAGTTTACAAAATGCTTTTATAGCAATAGAGGATAGACAGTTTTTAACTCACTATGGAATAGATCCATTTAGAATTTTAGGATCTGCAATAGTTAACTTAAAATCCGGTAGAGCTGCTCAAGGTGGAAGTACAATAACTCAGCAATTAGCTAGAAATGCTTTTCTATCTCAGGAAAAAAAATTCTCTAGAAAAATAAAAGAGATTATAATAACTTTTGAAATTGAAAGAAAATATACTAAAGATGAAATCATGGAGAAATATCTAAATGAAATCTATTTCGGTTCTGGTGCTTACGGAGTTAAGTCAGCTGCTTACAACTTTTTTAGAAAAGATGTTAAAGATGTAAATCTAGCTGAGTCTGCTCTTTTGGCTGGTATTCCAAATAGACCAAACTTATATAATCCAAGAACTAATTTAGACAAATCTTTAAGTAGACAAAAGTTAATATTAAAACAAATGTTTAAATTTGGTTTAATAACAGAAGCTGAATATCAAGAAGCTTTAAACCATAAATTTATCAATGAATCTAAAGCTAAGCCAAATGATTTTAAAGATAAAAATACTACTGTAGTATATGGAGCCGTTGATAAGAAAATTGAATTTAATGCTCCAGATTTTACAGACTTAGTTGAAAAGTTTCTTTTTGAAAACTTTGAAGAAAAACAAATTTATAATGACGGATTAACTGTTCAAACTACTTTAGATTTAAACATACAAAAAGTTGCTAAAGATAAATTTGAAAATTATCCTCGTTTAAAAAATGATAAAAAACTTCAAGGGGCAATGGTAACAGTTGATGCTAAAAATGGAGAAGTTATAAGTATTATAGGTGGTAAGAATTTTAAAACAGGTAACTTCAATAGAGCTGTTCAAGCTAAGCGTCAAGTTGGGTCATCTTTCAAACCTTTCATCTATTACACTGCTTTGGAAAAAGGATTTGAAGAAAATCTAATTGTTGAAGACTCTAGAATTGTTTTTGGAACATGGGCTCCTAGAAACTTTGGAGAGAGATATTATAACGGAATGACTTTAATGCAAGGTTTCGATAAATCTCAAAATATTGTTTCAATAAAACTTTTAAATAAGGTTGGTTTACCAGCTCTTATGGATACCATGAAAAAAATAGATGCAGGATTTGTTGTTCCAAACAATCTTACAGCAGCTTTAGGTACAACAGAAGGAACTCCTTTACAGGTAGCACAATCATATGCAGTTTTTGCAAATGGTGGATACTCTATAAAACCATTCTTCGTTAGTAAAGTTGTCGATAAATTTGGAAATACTCTATTTGATGCAAAACCTCAAATAGAACAAAAATTTAACAGTGCTGATATTGCTCTTATGACTAATATGATGAAAAACTCTGTTAAGCAAGGAACAAGTAAAAGTGCACAAGTTAAAATAAATAATGTTCCAATAGAACAAGGTGGAAAAACAGGAACTACGAATAACTCTAGAACTGTTTGGTATTCTGGAATGACTCCTGATTATGTAACAACAATATATGTTGGATATGATGATAATAAACCTTTACATAAAGCTACTGGAGGGGGAGTTGCAGCACCTCTTTGGAAAGATTTCTATCAAGAAATTATTGAAAAAGGATACTACTCTCCAACAACATTTACCTTCTTAGACAACCATGTTAAAAATGGAGATTTAACTTATGAAGAATTAGATCCATTGTCAGGATTGTTAAATGGTGGCGCTGCTGATAAAACATTCCTAATGAGAAGAGGAAGAATAGCGGTAGAAAAAGATAGCAAATATAGTAATGGTATTGCTGGAGTTTTAGGATATTATGCACCTTCTCAAGAAACTGCTTCTAAAAATGAGGCAATGTCTTCTGAAGAAGTAGCAGCAGATCAAAAACAAGTTATTCAACAGCAACAAAAGCAACAAGTTCCCCCTCCTCAGCAGAAAAAGCAAGAGGAGAAAAAAGGATTCTTCCAAAGATTATTCAATTTCTAA
- a CDS encoding pseudouridine synthase: MRLDKFLVECGIGSRSEVKKLISYGEILLEGTVCKDNNKNIDEKNSVVEYKGNRIIYKEFRYYKLYKIDGYITATEDKKERTVMELLPEWVNQKDLFPVGRLDKDTEGLLFFTNDGKLAHELTSPKKHVDKIYRVLLRDEIGEGEIQQLEAGVDIGGYITQPAKAEIVNSKEILLNIKEGKFHQVKKMLKAVGNEVIYLKRETFGKLTLEDMTPGEVREIEKSDVI; this comes from the coding sequence TTGAGATTAGATAAATTTTTAGTGGAATGTGGAATAGGAAGTAGAAGTGAAGTAAAAAAATTAATATCTTATGGAGAGATATTATTAGAGGGAACTGTATGCAAGGATAACAATAAAAATATAGATGAAAAAAATAGTGTTGTAGAATATAAAGGAAATAGAATTATATACAAAGAGTTTAGATACTATAAGCTGTATAAAATAGATGGATATATAACTGCAACAGAAGATAAAAAAGAAAGAACAGTAATGGAACTTTTACCAGAGTGGGTAAATCAAAAAGATTTATTTCCTGTAGGAAGATTAGATAAAGATACAGAGGGATTATTGTTTTTTACAAACGATGGAAAATTAGCTCATGAATTGACATCTCCAAAAAAACATGTGGATAAAATATATCGTGTTCTTTTAAGAGATGAAATTGGAGAGGGAGAGATTCAACAACTTGAAGCTGGAGTTGATATTGGTGGATATATAACTCAACCGGCAAAAGCTGAAATTGTAAATTCAAAAGAGATATTATTAAATATAAAAGAGGGGAAATTCCATCAAGTTAAAAAGATGTTGAAAGCTGTTGGAAATGAAGTTATCTATTTAAAAAGAGAAACTTTTGGAAAATTAACTTTAGAAGATATGACTCCTGGTGAAGTTAGAGAGATTGAAAAATCAGATGTAATCTAA
- a CDS encoding polysaccharide deacetylase family protein encodes MNILMALSQLEVTGAEVYGTVLSDELIRRGNKVYIVSDTLTKPTNAQYEKIEFNKRKLKDRVSQVKKLLKIIREKDIQVVHAHSRASSWSCAIACKIAKIPLVTTIHGRQPVHLSRKLVKAFGDYSLSVCENIRDHVVNDLKVKAENITVLRNMINTKEYQKNSLENTGNKKVISIIGRLSGPKGDVTYNLLDILHRRKDFKIQVIGGKEVPQRFKKFVGNVEFLGYVNNVSEKIRESSIVIGAGRVAVEAILCEVPVLAIGEAESVGIVTIDRLNTALKSNFGDISLNQTPLFRWTDVIPEIDKGFNINKDELKALRERVIEEFSLESIVEKIEKIYQREIVKKRKYEMPVIMYHRIIKDESEKGVHGTYVTVEQFEEQMKYLKKKGYETVTFKDLTNNRYKQRFDKEKKWIMLTFDDGYKDNYENAFPILKKYEFKGIIYILDGIKYNKWDVDNPQNPEKKFELMTQEELLEMQKYGIEFGGHTISHPRLADLSIEKARKEIIESKSNIEKLVGKKLLSFAYPYGSLNEEVKEIPKEVEYEFAVATDSGSIIFSDDLFEIRRIGIFPTNSLFNFKRKVSGKYNFIKVKREEKSYGKK; translated from the coding sequence ATGAATATACTTATGGCACTTTCTCAGTTAGAAGTAACTGGTGCTGAAGTGTACGGAACGGTTCTAAGTGATGAACTTATTAGGAGAGGGAATAAAGTTTATATAGTTTCAGATACTTTAACAAAACCTACAAATGCACAATATGAAAAAATAGAGTTTAATAAAAGAAAACTCAAAGATAGAGTTAGTCAAGTAAAAAAGCTTTTGAAAATAATAAGAGAAAAAGATATTCAAGTTGTTCATGCTCATTCTAGAGCATCTTCTTGGAGTTGTGCAATAGCTTGTAAAATAGCAAAGATACCTCTTGTAACAACTATTCATGGAAGACAACCTGTACATCTTAGCAGAAAATTAGTAAAAGCATTTGGAGATTATTCTTTAAGTGTATGTGAAAATATAAGAGATCATGTTGTTAATGACTTAAAAGTAAAAGCAGAGAACATAACAGTTTTAAGAAACATGATAAATACTAAAGAGTATCAAAAGAACTCTTTAGAAAATACAGGCAATAAAAAGGTAATATCTATAATTGGAAGATTATCTGGACCTAAAGGGGATGTAACTTATAATCTACTAGATATATTACATAGAAGAAAAGATTTTAAAATCCAAGTTATAGGTGGGAAAGAAGTTCCACAAAGATTTAAAAAATTTGTTGGAAATGTTGAGTTTTTAGGATATGTAAATAATGTATCTGAAAAAATAAGGGAGTCATCTATTGTTATTGGTGCTGGAAGAGTAGCTGTGGAAGCTATTTTGTGTGAAGTTCCTGTTCTAGCAATTGGTGAAGCAGAATCTGTAGGAATTGTAACTATAGATAGATTAAATACAGCTTTAAAATCAAACTTTGGAGATATATCATTAAATCAAACTCCTCTTTTTAGATGGACAGATGTAATCCCGGAAATTGATAAAGGTTTCAATATAAATAAAGATGAACTGAAAGCTTTAAGAGAAAGAGTAATAGAGGAATTTTCTTTAGAGTCTATTGTTGAAAAAATTGAAAAAATTTATCAGAGAGAAATTGTTAAAAAAAGAAAATATGAAATGCCAGTTATCATGTATCACAGAATCATAAAAGATGAAAGTGAAAAGGGAGTTCACGGAACATATGTAACTGTAGAACAGTTTGAAGAACAGATGAAATACCTTAAAAAGAAAGGATACGAAACTGTAACTTTTAAAGACTTAACAAATAACAGGTATAAACAAAGGTTTGACAAAGAAAAGAAATGGATTATGCTTACGTTTGATGATGGTTATAAAGATAACTATGAAAATGCTTTTCCTATCTTGAAAAAATATGAATTTAAAGGTATTATATATATACTTGATGGTATAAAGTACAATAAATGGGATGTGGATAATCCTCAAAACCCTGAAAAGAAGTTTGAATTAATGACTCAAGAAGAGTTATTAGAAATGCAAAAATATGGAATTGAGTTTGGTGGACACACAATATCTCATCCAAGACTAGCAGACCTATCAATTGAAAAAGCAAGAAAAGAGATTATAGAATCAAAATCTAATATTGAAAAATTAGTGGGGAAAAAGTTGTTATCATTTGCTTATCCTTATGGGAGTTTAAATGAAGAGGTAAAAGAGATTCCTAAGGAAGTAGAATATGAATTTGCTGTAGCAACAGATTCAGGAAGTATTATTTTTTCTGATGACCTATTTGAAATCAGAAGAATTGGTATTTTTCCAACAAACAGTCTTTTTAATTTTAAAAGAAAAGTTTCTGGAAAATATAATTTTATAAAAGTTAAAAGAGAAGAAAAAAGTTATGGGAAAAAATAA
- a CDS encoding MipA/OmpV family protein, with amino-acid sequence MKKILMGLLAVTLSVTAMAENKVGIGAGVGVSDSIYKGADDKAYPMPLLDINYGDFYVKGITVGYQFYKDDAFAASLFVDPLAGFAVDGADLAKGYDNIDDRKFQAMFGIRLDADTGFYGVRTGLTAQVGEHGGEGKISAFKAYKVDERLTIVPSIHVKGYSGDYTDYYFGVSSEEARRNSKIDNSYKADAAYSFGANLTADYKLTDNVALMAFLGVERFSSEVSDSPIVEDGVLYLVGVGAKYYF; translated from the coding sequence ATGAAAAAAATATTAATGGGGTTATTAGCAGTAACACTTTCAGTCACAGCAATGGCTGAGAATAAAGTTGGAATAGGAGCAGGGGTAGGGGTATCAGATAGTATCTACAAAGGTGCTGACGACAAAGCTTATCCAATGCCATTATTAGATATCAATTATGGTGATTTCTATGTAAAGGGAATAACTGTAGGATATCAATTTTATAAAGATGATGCTTTTGCTGCTTCGCTATTTGTTGATCCATTAGCTGGATTTGCTGTAGATGGTGCTGATTTAGCAAAAGGTTATGACAATATTGATGATAGAAAGTTCCAAGCTATGTTTGGAATTAGATTAGATGCTGACACTGGTTTCTATGGAGTTAGAACTGGGCTTACTGCTCAAGTTGGAGAACATGGAGGAGAGGGAAAAATAAGTGCTTTCAAAGCTTATAAGGTTGATGAAAGATTAACTATAGTTCCATCTATTCATGTAAAAGGGTACTCAGGAGACTATACGGATTATTACTTTGGTGTTTCTTCAGAGGAAGCTAGAAGAAATAGCAAAATTGATAACTCTTATAAAGCTGATGCAGCATATTCTTTTGGTGCTAATTTAACAGCTGATTATAAATTAACAGATAATGTTGCTCTTATGGCATTCTTAGGTGTAGAAAGATTTTCAAGCGAAGTTTCAGATTCACCAATCGTAGAAGATGGAGTTTTATACCTAGTTGGAGTGGGAGCAAAATATTACTTCTAA
- a CDS encoding tyrosine-type recombinase/integrase: protein MNEIIIKEKHEISTQRRKRKSREEKKSIFEIYKSPKTMKDYFFYLKDFLTYVYDGDSPIEGDELIELMTGIEKSDIEDYLSHLINEREMKKTSVNKVISSLKSLYKELEKSGYDNPFKYIGLFKTSRNLDNILKVSFDDIKEILKKYKVNGEKEYRNTLILHTLFYTGMRSQELLSLQFKHILKRNGEYFVKLEKTKSGREQYKPLHNFLINKIGDYKNYLTNVYGIDEEELEEKFLFCSSFEKNKPLSYRALYNVVQEMGEVINKDISPHNIRHAIATELSLNGADLIEIRDFLGHSDTKVTEVYINAKSIIEKKVLDKIPVQSIDD from the coding sequence TTGAACGAAATAATTATTAAAGAAAAGCATGAAATAAGTACGCAACGTCGAAAAAGAAAAAGTAGAGAAGAAAAGAAAAGTATATTCGAAATATATAAATCTCCCAAAACAATGAAGGATTACTTTTTTTATTTAAAAGATTTTTTGACTTATGTTTATGATGGTGATTCTCCAATAGAGGGAGATGAGCTAATTGAACTTATGACTGGAATTGAAAAAAGTGATATTGAAGATTATTTGTCTCACCTTATAAATGAAAGAGAGATGAAAAAAACGTCAGTTAATAAGGTTATCTCTTCGTTGAAGTCGCTTTATAAAGAGTTAGAAAAAAGTGGTTATGATAATCCTTTTAAATATATCGGTCTTTTTAAAACATCTAGAAATTTAGATAATATATTAAAGGTATCTTTTGATGATATAAAAGAGATCTTAAAAAAGTATAAAGTAAATGGAGAAAAAGAATATAGAAATACACTTATACTACATACACTTTTTTACACTGGTATGAGAAGTCAGGAATTGTTATCTCTACAATTTAAACATATCTTAAAAAGAAATGGAGAATACTTTGTAAAATTAGAAAAAACAAAAAGTGGAAGAGAGCAATATAAACCACTGCATAATTTTTTGATAAATAAGATAGGTGACTATAAAAATTATTTAACTAATGTCTATGGAATTGACGAAGAGGAGTTAGAGGAGAAATTTTTATTTTGTAGTTCTTTTGAAAAAAATAAACCTTTATCATATAGAGCACTATATAATGTTGTTCAAGAAATGGGCGAAGTTATAAATAAAGATATCAGTCCACATAACATTCGTCATGCAATAGCAACGGAACTTTCATTAAATGGAGCAGATTTAATAGAAATTAGAGACTTTTTAGGTCATTCAGATACCAAAGTTACAGAGGTTTATATAAATGCAAAATCAATCATCGAAAAAAAGGTGCTCGATAAAATACCTGTGCAATCTATTGATGATTAA